A section of the Phaseolus vulgaris cultivar G19833 chromosome 8, P. vulgaris v2.0, whole genome shotgun sequence genome encodes:
- the LOC137825583 gene encoding LOB domain-containing protein 12-like, which translates to MGGNPPCGSCKLLRRKCTEDCIFAPYFLSDDPQKFAIVHKVFGASNLSKMLQELPVEQRADAVSSLVYEASARVRDPVYGCVGAISYLQNQVADLKMQLAVAQAEIQCIQIDKKSLIVPSEETDLHNSDHLQNNFSQFPNFGTSNSVVHHPPNYLRP; encoded by the exons ATGGGTGGAAATCCCCCTTGTGGCTCATGCAAATTGCTGAGACGCAAGTGCACAGAAGATTGCATCTTCGCTCCTTATTTTCTTTCTGATGATCCTCAAAAGTTTGCCATAGTTCATAAGGTTTTTGGTGCTAGCAATCTTAGCAAAATGTTGCAG GAACTTCCAGTTGAGCAGAGAGCAGATGCAGTGAGTAGTCTAGTGTATGAGGCAAGTGCTAGAGTGAGGGACCCTGTGTATGGTTGTGTTGGAGCCATATCTTATTTGCAGAATCAAGTTGCTGATCTTAAAATGCAGCTTGCAGTTGCTCAAGCAGAGATACAATGCATTCAGATAGATAAGAAGTCATTGATTGTACCCTCAGAAGAAACTGATCTACACAACTCTGATCATCTTCAAAATAACTTCTCTCAGTTTCCTAATTTTGGTACTTCTAACAGTGTAGTTCATCATCCCCCTAATTATCTTAGACCATAA